The following proteins are encoded in a genomic region of Zea mays cultivar B73 chromosome 9, Zm-B73-REFERENCE-NAM-5.0, whole genome shotgun sequence:
- the LOC109942391 gene encoding nicotianamine synthase 2 — protein sequence MEAQNVEVAALVQKIAALHADIAKLPSLSPSPDANALFTSLVMACVPPNPVDVTKLSPDVQGMREELIRLCSDVEGHLEAHYADMLAAFDNPLDHLGRFPYFSNYIDLSKLEFDLLVRYIPGLAPSRVAFVGSGPLPFSSLVLAARHLPNTLFDNYDRCAAANDRARKLVRADKDLNARMSFHTVDVANLTDELAKYDIVFLAALVGMAAEDKAKVVAHLGRHMADGAALVMRSAHGARGFLYPIVDPEDIRHGGFDVLAVYHPDNEVINSVIITRKMDAHTKGLQNGQAHARGTVPIVSPPCKCCKMEANALQKREEMATTTELSI from the coding sequence ATGGAGGCCCAGAACGTGGAGGTTGCTGCCCTGGTGCAGAAGATCGCGGCCCTCCACGCCGACATCGCCAAGCTGCCGTCGCTGAGCCCGTCCCCCGACGCCAACGCGCTGTTCACCAGCCTCGTCATGGCCTGCGTCCCGCCAAACCCTGTCGACGTGACCAAGCTCAGCCCGGACGTCCAGGGGATGCGAGAGGAGCTCATCCGCCTCTGCTCCGACGTCGAGGGCCACCTCGAGGCGCACTACGCCGACATGCTCGCCGCCTTCGACAACCCGCTCGACCACCTCGGCCGCTTTCCCTACTTCAGCAACTACATCGACCTGAGCAAGCTGGAGTTTGACCTCCTTGTCCGCTACATCCCAGGGCTCGCGCCTTCCCGTGTCGCCTTCGTCGGCTCCGGCCCCTTGCCGTTCAGCTCGCTCGTGCTCGCCGCGCGCCACCTGCCCAACACACTGTTCGACAACTACGATCGGTGTGCCGCCGCCAACGACCGTGCTCGGAAGCTGGTCCGTGCGGACAAGGACCTGAACGCGCGCATGTCCTTCCACACGGTCGACGTCGCCAACCTCACGGACGAGCTCGCCAAGTACGACATAGTCTTCCTTGCCGCGCTAGTAGGCATGGCGGCTGAGGACAAGGCCAAGGTGGTTGCGCATCTTGGCAGGCACATGGCGGACGGAGCGGCTCTCGTCATGCGCAGCGCCCACGGGGCTCGCGGCTTCCTCTACCCGATCGTCGATCCTGAGGACATTCGTCACGGTGGGTTCGACGTGCTTGCCGTGTACCACCCGGACAACGAGGTCATCAACTCCGTCATCATCACGCGTAAAATGGACGCCCACACCAAGGGGCTTCAGAATGGACAAGCGCATGCACGCGGCACGGTGCCGATAGTGAGCCCGCCGTGCAAGTGCTGCAAGATGGAGGCCAACGCGCTCCAGAAGAGAGAGGAGATGGCGACCACGACAGAGCTGTCCATCTGA